One Osmerus eperlanus chromosome 23, fOsmEpe2.1, whole genome shotgun sequence DNA segment encodes these proteins:
- the kcnip4a gene encoding Kv channel-interacting protein 4 isoform X3, translating to MDSKRVDSISARVDAARSSTDSVEDELELSAVRHRPEGLEQMEAQTRFSRKELQILYRGFKNECPSGVVNEDTFKDIYSQFFPQGDASTYAHFLFNAFDTDHNGSVSFEDFVMGLSILLRGTVQEKLNWAFNLYDINKDGYITKEEMLDIMKAIYDMMGKCTYPILKDEAPRQHVEIFFQKMDKNKDGVVTIDEFIDCCQNDENIMRSMQLFENVI from the exons acagcgtAGAGGATGAGCTGGAGCTGTCGGCCGTCCGCCATCGCCCCGAAGGCCTGGAGCAGATGGAGGCCCAGACTCGGTTCTCCCGCAAGGAGCTGCAGATCCTCTACCGAGGCTTCAAGAAC GAATGTCCCAGCGGTGTGGTCAATGAAGACACCTTTAAGGACATCTATTCGCAGTTCTTTCCACAGGGAG ATGCCTCGACGTACGCACATTTCCTCTTCAACGCGTTCGACACGGACCACAACGGATCTGTGAGTTTCGAG GACTTTGTGATGGGCCTCTCTATCCTGCTCCGAGGCACTGTCCAGGAAAAACTCAACTGGGCGTTTAATCTTTACGACATCAATAAGGATGGATACATTACGAAAGAG gagatgttggacaTCATGAAGGCCATCTATGATATGATGGGGAAGTGCACATATCCCATCTTGAAGGATGAGGCGCCACGGCAACATGTGGAGATATTCTTTCAG AAGATGGATAAGAACAAGGATGGGGTAGTTACCATAGACGAGTTTATAGACTGCTGCCAAAAT GATGAGAACATCATGAGATCCATGCAGCTCTTTGAGAACGTCATTTAA
- the kcnip4a gene encoding Kv channel-interacting protein 4 isoform X4 translates to MGALMVIFSVQPKQRHKRTDSVEDELELSAVRHRPEGLEQMEAQTRFSRKELQILYRGFKNECPSGVVNEDTFKDIYSQFFPQGDASTYAHFLFNAFDTDHNGSVSFEDFVMGLSILLRGTVQEKLNWAFNLYDINKDGYITKEEMLDIMKAIYDMMGKCTYPILKDEAPRQHVEIFFQKMDKNKDGVVTIDEFIDCCQNDENIMRSMQLFENVI, encoded by the exons acagcgtAGAGGATGAGCTGGAGCTGTCGGCCGTCCGCCATCGCCCCGAAGGCCTGGAGCAGATGGAGGCCCAGACTCGGTTCTCCCGCAAGGAGCTGCAGATCCTCTACCGAGGCTTCAAGAAC GAATGTCCCAGCGGTGTGGTCAATGAAGACACCTTTAAGGACATCTATTCGCAGTTCTTTCCACAGGGAG ATGCCTCGACGTACGCACATTTCCTCTTCAACGCGTTCGACACGGACCACAACGGATCTGTGAGTTTCGAG GACTTTGTGATGGGCCTCTCTATCCTGCTCCGAGGCACTGTCCAGGAAAAACTCAACTGGGCGTTTAATCTTTACGACATCAATAAGGATGGATACATTACGAAAGAG gagatgttggacaTCATGAAGGCCATCTATGATATGATGGGGAAGTGCACATATCCCATCTTGAAGGATGAGGCGCCACGGCAACATGTGGAGATATTCTTTCAG AAGATGGATAAGAACAAGGATGGGGTAGTTACCATAGACGAGTTTATAGACTGCTGCCAAAAT GATGAGAACATCATGAGATCCATGCAGCTCTTTGAGAACGTCATTTAA